A window of the Chloroflexaceae bacterium genome harbors these coding sequences:
- a CDS encoding A/G-specific adenine glycosylase yields MPPATVEALLAWFARHGRDLPWRRTRDPYRILVSEIMLQQTQVERVIPRYHAFLEAFPTLERLAGAPTAEVIRLWAGLGYNRRAVNLQRTARIIVEAHGGVFPREVAALRRLPGIGPYTAGAVACFAFEQDVVFLDTNIRRVLRRACIGPDEAATGVNDRQLLALAATLAPPGRGWAWNQALIELGALVCTAANPACSRCPLRPTCRAYAARAAADAALIGAMAASAPSPAPRRVAERKAEPYVGSRRWYRGRVVDALRALPPGGALPLAELGPRLKPDYTPADEAWLRGLVADLDRDGLIVFEGERVRLP; encoded by the coding sequence ATGCCTCCCGCGACAGTTGAGGCCCTCCTCGCCTGGTTCGCGCGTCACGGTCGCGATCTGCCCTGGCGTCGCACGCGCGACCCGTACCGCATCCTCGTTTCCGAGATCATGCTCCAGCAGACCCAGGTGGAGCGGGTCATCCCCAGGTACCACGCCTTCCTCGAAGCCTTTCCCACCCTCGAACGGCTCGCCGGCGCGCCGACGGCGGAGGTGATCCGCCTCTGGGCCGGCCTGGGTTACAATCGCCGCGCCGTGAACCTGCAACGAACCGCCCGCATCATCGTGGAAGCGCACGGCGGGGTGTTTCCCCGTGAGGTGGCGGCGCTGCGGCGCCTTCCCGGCATCGGCCCCTACACCGCCGGGGCGGTGGCGTGCTTCGCCTTCGAGCAGGACGTAGTCTTCCTCGATACGAACATCCGCCGGGTGCTGCGGCGCGCCTGCATCGGCCCCGACGAGGCCGCCACGGGGGTGAATGACCGCCAGTTGCTGGCCCTGGCGGCGACGCTGGCGCCGCCGGGCCGTGGCTGGGCCTGGAACCAGGCGCTGATCGAGCTGGGCGCGCTGGTCTGCACTGCCGCCAATCCCGCCTGCTCCCGCTGCCCCCTGCGACCGACCTGCCGCGCCTATGCCGCCCGCGCCGCCGCCGACGCGGCGCTGATCGGGGCGATGGCTGCCAGCGCGCCCTCGCCGGCACCGCGGCGCGTCGCTGAACGCAAGGCTGAACCCTACGTCGGCTCGCGGCGCTGGTATCGGGGCCGCGTGGTTGATGCGCTCCGCGCTCTGCCTCCCGGCGGCGCCCTGCCCCTGGCCGAGCTTGGCCCGCGTCTCAAGCCCGACTACACCCCCGCCGATGAGGCGTGGCTGCGCGGCCTGGTGGCCGACCTCGACCGCGACGGGTTGATCGTCTTCGAGGGTGAGCGCGTCAGGTTGCCGTGA